The sequence below is a genomic window from Pleurocapsa sp. PCC 7327.
AATGATTCGCATCAGGCAACGCAAATAAAAAAGTCAGAATTAATCTGTCGATCCCAATTATAGAGCCATGCTGACTTTTACCGAACGCTTATCTCGGGTTATCGATCGCTCGATTATTCCCCAGCCAGTCATTCCTTTATTCACTTTATCGCTTTCGGCTGAAGAACGAACTCGCAGCCGCCATCGCTTTGAAACTCCTGACGGACAAAGTTTGTTTCTGCGCTTGCCGAGGGGGACAATCTTACAAGATGGGGATTTACTGAAAGCGGAAACCGGAGAAATTATTAAAATTGCAGCTAAACCAGAACCCGTATTGACGGTAACGGCTCAAAATCCTCTAGATTTACTGCGGGCAGCTTATCATCTCGGAAATCGCCACGTTCCTTTAGAAGTTGCGCCTAACTATTTACGCTTGTCTCCCGATCCCGTACTCAAAGACATGTTAGAACGAATGGGAGTAACGGCGATCGAAGAAATCGTTCCTTTTCAACCAGAAATCGGAGCTTATCACGCACATAGTTAATAATTAAGCGAATTCGGCGTTGCTTGGTAGAGGCAGTTCGCAATTCCGAATTATTTTGGTCACAAGTTTGTTACTCAATTGTCATGAGAATGTCACATGGCTTTTATAAGGTTTTGAGAATTGCAACCCAACAGTCCTAAAAAAAGCAACACTTTTAAGGCTTTCAATGGTGCTTGTCGTAGGTAAAGATATGAAAAAGAAAAAGATAGAGTTTGAGCGGATTATTTTTTTTAGCGATGCTGTCTTTGCCATTGCCATTACCTTGTTAGCATTCAATCTCAAACTCCCTGAAAATAGCAGTCATCTAGCAAGAACTTCACTATCGGGTTACCTAAGCTCGATTTCACCCCAGTTTCATGGTTATATTGTCAGTTTCCTGGTTATTGGCTTTTACTGGGTGAGCCACCACCGTTACTTCCGCTACATCAAGCACTACAACTACATCTTAGTCTGGTTAAACATTGGCTTTTTGATGTGTATTGCGTTTCTGCCTTTTTCCACTGCTATTTTGAACGATTACAGCGGACAGCGACTAGCGGTAATCTTTTATGCTGGCAGTATGGCGTTCGTGGGACTAATGAAAGCGCTACTCTGGTGGTATGCTTCCAGCCATCGCCGTTTAGTGGCTTCTAGTCTCTCTCATCGCCTGATTCGCTCTCTTACCTATCGCACGTTAGTGCCGCCAATGATTTTTCTAAGTTCGATAGCGATCGCTTACTTAAATCCTTTTCTGGCTGAGTTTTCCTGGTTGTCAATACTGATTTACTTTCTTGTGTTGAAGATCCGGTGGCTGTGAAAAAAATGCTCGATGACT
It includes:
- a CDS encoding TMEM175 family protein, whose protein sequence is MKKKKIEFERIIFFSDAVFAIAITLLAFNLKLPENSSHLARTSLSGYLSSISPQFHGYIVSFLVIGFYWVSHHRYFRYIKHYNYILVWLNIGFLMCIAFLPFSTAILNDYSGQRLAVIFYAGSMAFVGLMKALLWWYASSHRRLVASSLSHRLIRSLTYRTLVPPMIFLSSIAIAYLNPFLAEFSWLSILIYFLVLKIRWL
- the ureE gene encoding urease accessory protein UreE — translated: MLTFTERLSRVIDRSIIPQPVIPLFTLSLSAEERTRSRHRFETPDGQSLFLRLPRGTILQDGDLLKAETGEIIKIAAKPEPVLTVTAQNPLDLLRAAYHLGNRHVPLEVAPNYLRLSPDPVLKDMLERMGVTAIEEIVPFQPEIGAYHAHS